From the Polyangiaceae bacterium genome, one window contains:
- a CDS encoding glutathione S-transferase family protein: MSITLYEAPMSSAVPVVHALLELGVKFERVTFDLAAKDQKKPDFLKINPNGKVPALVSDGTPMFEALAIVQWLGDRYGVDKKLWPAADSPERMTAMAWSTWAYVTFGPAIYRLRLATNPELPKEMRSEAHANDARRDLSAMLTVLEGHLASRDYILGKEHTLADIIVGDTVTWGTYVGAPVSDFPRVRAWLERVHARDSYKKAWAMPSAPPAA, encoded by the coding sequence ATGTCGATCACTCTCTACGAAGCCCCCATGTCCAGCGCCGTTCCCGTCGTCCACGCTCTGCTCGAGCTGGGCGTGAAGTTCGAGCGCGTGACCTTCGACCTTGCGGCGAAGGATCAGAAGAAGCCCGACTTCCTGAAGATCAACCCCAACGGCAAGGTCCCGGCCTTGGTCAGCGACGGCACGCCGATGTTCGAGGCGCTTGCCATCGTGCAGTGGCTCGGCGATCGCTACGGCGTCGACAAGAAGCTGTGGCCCGCCGCTGACTCGCCCGAGCGCATGACCGCGATGGCTTGGTCCACTTGGGCCTACGTCACCTTCGGTCCGGCCATCTACCGCCTTCGCCTGGCTACCAACCCGGAGCTGCCCAAGGAGATGCGGAGCGAAGCCCACGCCAACGACGCGCGTCGCGACTTGAGCGCGATGCTCACCGTGCTGGAAGGTCATCTCGCTTCGCGCGACTACATCCTCGGCAAGGAGCACACCCTGGCCGACATCATCGTCGGCGACACCGTGACCTGGGGTACCTACGTCGGCGCACCGGTCAGCGACTTTCCCCGCGTTCGCGCCTGGCTCGAGCGGGTGCACGCTCGCGACTCCTACAAGAAAGCCTGGGCCATGCCCTCCGCCCCGCCCGCCGCCTGA
- a CDS encoding YafY family protein → MLDTSARLLRLLALLQARRFWPGSELAERLEVTERTVRRDVDRLRSLGYPVDASVGVAGGYQLGASASLPPLLLEDDEALAVAIGLRTAAAGSVAGIEEPTLRAMAKLEQVLPSRLRKRVQTMSHAVASLYVGGPVVDAQVLASLATASRNRESVSFDYADGSGKRSQRKVEPHGLVHTGRRWYLLAWDQGREDWRTFRLDRVQGAVQGGTGFTPREIPGGDAARFVARSISPEAYPLQVRVLFFAAKERVARRVPPGAGRVEAVDDAHCLLSTGARVRDGSDSRELEFLAMHIANIGEDFEVLEPRQLARAVEALGKRLQRAAKRSGKTRARAPASRRKRSRA, encoded by the coding sequence ATGTTGGACACCTCGGCTCGACTGCTTCGACTCCTCGCGTTGCTGCAAGCACGACGCTTCTGGCCCGGCAGCGAATTGGCAGAGCGCTTGGAAGTCACCGAACGCACCGTGCGTCGCGACGTGGATCGCTTGCGCAGCCTCGGCTATCCCGTCGACGCCAGCGTGGGCGTGGCAGGTGGGTATCAGCTGGGTGCATCCGCGTCACTGCCGCCGTTGCTGCTGGAAGACGACGAAGCCCTCGCGGTAGCGATCGGCCTACGCACCGCCGCAGCCGGCAGCGTGGCTGGTATCGAAGAGCCGACCCTCCGCGCCATGGCGAAGCTGGAGCAAGTGTTGCCCTCGCGCTTGCGCAAACGAGTGCAGACGATGAGTCACGCCGTCGCGTCGCTCTACGTCGGCGGCCCCGTGGTCGACGCACAAGTGCTGGCGAGCTTGGCCACGGCGTCGCGCAATCGCGAATCCGTGAGCTTCGACTACGCCGACGGCAGCGGCAAGCGCAGCCAACGCAAGGTGGAACCCCACGGACTGGTGCACACGGGACGGCGCTGGTACCTCTTGGCGTGGGATCAGGGCCGCGAGGACTGGCGCACCTTCCGCCTCGACCGCGTGCAGGGCGCCGTGCAGGGCGGCACGGGCTTCACTCCGCGCGAGATCCCCGGCGGTGACGCCGCGCGCTTCGTGGCGCGCTCGATCTCGCCGGAGGCCTATCCGCTGCAGGTAAGAGTGCTGTTTTTCGCCGCGAAAGAGCGTGTTGCACGGCGCGTGCCGCCGGGCGCCGGCCGCGTGGAGGCCGTCGACGACGCGCATTGCCTGCTCTCGACGGGCGCGCGCGTGCGCGACGGCTCGGACTCACGAGAACTCGAGTTCCTGGCCATGCACATCGCCAACATCGGCGAGGACTTCGAGGTCCTCGAACCGCGGCAGCTGGCTCGAGCCGTGGAAGCCCTCGGCAAACGGCTGCAGCGCGCTGCGAAGCGCTCGGGCAAGACGCGCGCGCGGGCCCCCGCTTCGCGCCGCAAGCGCTCGCGCGCCTGA
- a CDS encoding amidohydrolase family protein, which produces MSYDLKITDGMIVDGTGSPSFRGDVAVRDGKIVAVGDCPEGATETLSAEGAIVTPGFVDIHTHYDGQISWDPDMAPSSIHGVTTCLMGSCGVGFAPVRAQDHQRLIELMEGVEDIPGSALAEGLTWNWETFAEYMDAIDGLEHSIDFATQVPHDPLRVFVMGERAVADGAATDADVAAMKAELRQALEAGALGFSTGRTDNHRTATGAPTPASEAHTRELTALAGAFSGLGHGVLQAVSDFDMAAGDEHFDAEFDVIEQMARAADGHPLSISLMQRDASPTQWERIIERTERANEQGLTMRLQVAPRAIGVMLGLEATFHPFMGFPSYKAIAHLPLTERVQRLRDPEFKQRLLSEKSEKVAGDGSPIPPLADQLLAKIDMVSLRLFQLGESPNYEPAVDDSLYFQAQRKNVPLLEAIYDSLLEQDGRALLYFPLYNYTEMSLDNVQRMLAHPLSLPGLSDGGAHVGTVCDASFSTFALMHWARDRKNGRFSLEQMVRRQSHDTARYLGLTDRGVLAPGQKADINVIDFDNLSLLPPRMVRDLPAGGQRLLQKARGYRATFVSGRKIVADDTLTGARPGRLVRGGR; this is translated from the coding sequence ATGAGCTACGACCTGAAGATCACCGACGGCATGATTGTGGACGGCACGGGTAGTCCGAGCTTTCGGGGTGATGTGGCCGTGCGTGACGGCAAGATCGTTGCCGTCGGCGACTGCCCCGAAGGCGCGACGGAAACCCTGAGCGCCGAAGGCGCCATCGTGACCCCGGGCTTCGTGGACATCCACACCCACTACGACGGCCAGATCTCCTGGGATCCCGACATGGCGCCTTCGAGCATCCACGGAGTGACGACCTGCCTGATGGGTAGCTGTGGAGTGGGCTTCGCGCCGGTGCGCGCCCAAGACCACCAGCGTCTGATCGAGTTGATGGAAGGCGTGGAAGACATCCCTGGCTCGGCTCTGGCCGAAGGGCTCACCTGGAATTGGGAGACTTTCGCCGAGTACATGGACGCCATCGACGGTCTCGAACACAGCATCGACTTCGCGACTCAAGTGCCTCACGACCCGTTGCGGGTGTTCGTGATGGGTGAGCGCGCAGTGGCGGACGGTGCGGCTACGGACGCCGACGTCGCCGCGATGAAGGCAGAGCTGCGACAGGCCCTCGAGGCAGGCGCGCTCGGGTTTTCCACCGGCCGCACCGACAATCACCGCACCGCGACGGGTGCCCCGACCCCTGCGTCCGAAGCGCACACTCGGGAGCTGACGGCCCTGGCGGGAGCGTTTTCAGGCTTGGGGCACGGAGTGCTGCAGGCCGTGAGCGACTTCGACATGGCCGCGGGGGACGAGCACTTCGACGCGGAGTTCGACGTGATCGAGCAGATGGCCCGCGCGGCGGACGGCCACCCATTGAGCATCTCGTTGATGCAACGAGACGCAAGCCCGACGCAGTGGGAGCGCATCATCGAGCGCACCGAGCGCGCCAACGAGCAGGGCCTAACCATGCGCCTGCAAGTGGCGCCGCGAGCCATCGGCGTGATGCTCGGGTTGGAAGCGACGTTCCACCCCTTCATGGGCTTTCCCTCCTACAAGGCCATCGCACACTTGCCCTTGACCGAGCGCGTGCAGCGGCTGCGCGACCCCGAGTTCAAGCAGCGACTCTTGAGCGAGAAGTCCGAGAAGGTCGCGGGCGACGGCAGCCCCATCCCGCCGCTCGCGGATCAACTGCTGGCCAAGATCGACATGGTGAGTCTGCGTCTGTTTCAGCTCGGAGAGTCGCCGAACTACGAGCCCGCGGTCGACGACTCGCTCTACTTCCAAGCGCAACGGAAGAACGTCCCGCTGCTCGAAGCCATCTACGACTCGTTGCTGGAACAAGACGGCCGCGCGCTGCTCTACTTCCCGCTCTACAACTACACGGAGATGAGCTTGGACAACGTGCAGCGCATGTTGGCGCATCCCCTGAGCTTGCCAGGGCTGTCCGACGGCGGCGCTCACGTCGGCACCGTCTGTGACGCGAGCTTTTCCACCTTTGCACTGATGCACTGGGCGCGGGATCGCAAGAACGGTCGCTTCAGTCTGGAGCAAATGGTTCGGCGCCAGAGCCACGACACGGCCCGCTACCTGGGACTCACGGATCGCGGCGTGCTCGCCCCCGGACAGAAGGCGGACATCAACGTGATCGACTTCGACAACCTGAGTCTGTTGCCGCCCAGGATGGTGCGGGATCTACCCGCAGGCGGGCAGCGCCTGTTGCAGAAGGCTCGGGGCTATCGCGCCACCTTCGTCAGCGGACGGAAGATCGTCGCCGACGACACGCTCACCGGCGCGCGCCCGGGGCGTCTAGTACGCGGCGGCCGCTGA
- a CDS encoding N-formylglutamate amidohydrolase, whose translation MPSDPIDFDRPCDPPLEYHEVSPRGSHLLPDEFRGRVFLYTPHDGGAIPHQFRFRADGRPLVDPEVLMQQHVRARDWGANLVASHLAAALGVGGYARCNIARVLLDFNRFPGSTPENIADPLERLAIGQLYAQALDHRQKTELLETCYDPISEAMEQHLDGKLINIGLHTYDEAHASATKRAHVSLISLPRAYQREARMPFGVFDPLYPDDLAESTCSRILRDRISLNLERSGFRVVHNHPYFLPDGSIELRAQVWYFFRYLRQAFQAERPQTADDPAYQQIWTMLLDTNLRLAEAEACRSFLHRFRRVSPKQQATLGPSLDAYRAVREFLHDSDVVTRYRRAVDRPSSLGVEVRKDLVCTFDAETGRPRKPTPEQAETAREIAEAMAGAISTFIDTDRAYIVEGGE comes from the coding sequence GTGCCCTCCGATCCGATCGACTTCGACCGTCCTTGCGACCCGCCCCTCGAGTACCACGAGGTTTCGCCACGTGGGTCGCACCTCCTGCCTGACGAGTTTCGCGGGCGCGTGTTCCTCTACACTCCGCACGACGGAGGTGCGATTCCGCACCAGTTTCGCTTCCGCGCGGACGGCAGGCCGCTGGTCGATCCCGAGGTGCTCATGCAGCAGCACGTTCGGGCGCGCGACTGGGGCGCCAATCTGGTTGCGTCACACCTGGCGGCGGCGCTCGGCGTGGGTGGATACGCGCGCTGCAACATTGCCCGCGTGCTGCTCGACTTCAACCGCTTTCCCGGCAGCACTCCGGAGAACATCGCGGACCCGCTGGAGCGGCTCGCCATCGGGCAGCTCTACGCCCAGGCCCTCGACCATCGGCAGAAGACCGAGCTGCTGGAGACCTGCTACGACCCCATCTCCGAAGCCATGGAGCAGCACCTCGACGGCAAGCTGATCAACATTGGCTTGCACACCTACGACGAGGCGCACGCGAGCGCCACGAAGCGCGCCCACGTCAGCTTGATCAGCCTGCCCCGCGCCTACCAGCGAGAAGCACGCATGCCCTTCGGTGTGTTCGATCCCCTCTACCCGGACGATCTCGCGGAATCGACTTGCAGCCGCATCTTGCGTGACCGGATCAGTCTCAACCTCGAGCGCTCTGGCTTCCGGGTGGTCCACAATCACCCGTACTTCTTGCCCGACGGCAGCATCGAGCTGCGTGCCCAGGTTTGGTACTTCTTTCGCTACTTGCGTCAGGCGTTTCAGGCCGAGCGCCCCCAGACTGCGGACGACCCGGCGTATCAGCAGATCTGGACGATGCTGCTCGACACCAACCTGCGCCTGGCCGAGGCCGAGGCGTGCCGCAGCTTCCTGCATCGTTTCCGCAGGGTCTCACCGAAACAGCAAGCGACGCTTGGCCCTTCGCTCGACGCCTACCGCGCAGTGCGCGAGTTCCTTCATGACAGCGACGTCGTGACGCGCTACCGGCGCGCCGTCGACCGCCCCAGCTCCCTCGGCGTCGAGGTCCGCAAGGATCTGGTGTGCACCTTCGATGCCGAAACCGGACGGCCGCGAAAGCCGACGCCCGAGCAAGCGGAGACCGCCCGCGAGATCGCCGAGGCCATGGCCGGCGCGATCTCGACCTTCATCGACACCGACCGCGCGTACATCGTCGAGGGCGGCGAGTAG
- a CDS encoding DUF2378 family protein, producing MGADSLLGGGGVRPKTFGTIRPGVIPSPPAVIGASARRWRARSALGSQNVGALTFSDVQRVSARRIRVWFTLVFDMARKLPSLERYLEQLPLGVDSHPACQLKASVYRSAVESRSLDGVLDALPFDIRELVTSPPPVSTWVREVHANSLMIAVRDVHFQVGAAGLDDYSEWTRQRNVVLMTRPLYRALFRFLSPDRLLRGLEGRWHAFRRGTTADAHRRGPGHVEFELHYPSHLYDEVVLAGLRGALVAALEAAGGEDAQVELLGFQEQEARYAIRWR from the coding sequence TTGGGCGCGGACAGTCTACTCGGCGGCGGCGGCGTTCGTCCAAAGACCTTCGGCACGATTCGTCCGGGCGTGATCCCCTCACCTCCAGCCGTGATCGGCGCGTCGGCACGCCGCTGGCGCGCTAGGAGCGCTCTTGGCTCCCAGAACGTTGGTGCGCTGACCTTCTCCGATGTTCAGCGAGTGTCCGCCCGCCGAATCAGGGTATGGTTCACTCTGGTTTTCGACATGGCGCGAAAGCTGCCCAGCCTCGAACGCTATCTGGAACAGCTGCCTCTGGGAGTGGATTCCCACCCGGCGTGTCAGCTCAAGGCGTCGGTGTATCGGAGCGCAGTGGAGTCCCGCAGCCTCGACGGCGTGCTCGATGCGCTTCCCTTCGACATCCGGGAGCTCGTGACGAGCCCGCCCCCGGTGAGCACCTGGGTGCGCGAAGTTCACGCCAACTCGCTCATGATCGCCGTGCGCGACGTGCACTTCCAAGTCGGGGCCGCGGGGCTCGACGACTACTCGGAGTGGACGCGCCAGCGAAACGTCGTGCTCATGACGCGACCCTTGTACCGTGCGCTGTTTCGATTCCTGTCGCCGGATCGGCTATTGAGAGGGCTGGAGGGGCGCTGGCATGCGTTTCGGCGCGGAACCACGGCCGACGCCCATCGTCGAGGGCCGGGACACGTCGAGTTCGAGCTGCACTACCCGTCGCACCTGTACGACGAAGTCGTCCTTGCAGGGCTGCGCGGCGCGCTGGTAGCTGCGCTCGAAGCTGCCGGCGGCGAAGACGCACAGGTAGAGCTACTCGGTTTCCAGGAACAAGAAGCGCGCTATGCGATTCGGTGGCGCTGA
- a CDS encoding DUF5360 family protein encodes MPRALRILLMVTDLGFVAYWAISGGMAFGLLSVPPEWLFRDYHDPQIVAWNWSFMPIDLLASTTGILALWAARHARDWQPLALVSMTLTFCAGLLALSFWAFQCSFDPAWWLSNLFLVAWPAALFVSSRGRYFAAVASV; translated from the coding sequence ATGCCGCGCGCGCTTCGCATTCTGCTGATGGTGACGGATCTGGGCTTCGTCGCGTACTGGGCCATCAGTGGTGGGATGGCGTTTGGGCTCTTGTCCGTACCCCCCGAGTGGCTGTTTCGCGACTATCACGATCCCCAAATCGTGGCGTGGAACTGGTCATTCATGCCCATCGACCTGTTGGCCAGCACCACAGGCATCCTGGCGCTGTGGGCCGCCAGGCATGCGCGCGACTGGCAGCCGTTGGCTCTCGTAAGCATGACGCTCACTTTCTGCGCGGGCCTGCTGGCACTGAGCTTCTGGGCCTTCCAATGCAGCTTCGACCCGGCTTGGTGGCTGTCGAACCTGTTCTTGGTGGCTTGGCCAGCGGCGCTCTTTGTGTCGAGCCGCGGTCGCTACTTCGCCGCCGTCGCCAGCGTCTGA
- a CDS encoding LysR family transcriptional regulator, giving the protein MDWNDVRHFLALARTGSARAAGASLGVSHSTVVRRVEALEIELGVRLFDRHRDGYLLTDAGEQMVPGAERVEREMTALERGVAGQDGRLEGPVRVTCTDPFVGRMLVRAMAVLCERHRGLEIELDADSRYLDLSKREADVAVRAVARDATPPEHLLGRKVVPIVLANYVAHSHEERLDPERESSNARWLGSDRRKIVEALLASSSYPDLPIWGAFTSISVLVEAAHEGLGLVMLPTYVGDLDPGLRRLARPDVRHVGDFWLLSHPDLRDNARLQAARECVATALTSRSRLFAGEQPHRGRSENAPERTEDAPGKTGSWRVDLASE; this is encoded by the coding sequence ATGGACTGGAACGACGTGCGGCACTTTCTGGCACTGGCCCGCACCGGATCGGCTCGGGCGGCGGGCGCCTCGCTCGGCGTGAGCCACTCGACGGTGGTGCGGCGGGTGGAGGCACTCGAAATCGAGCTTGGCGTTCGGCTCTTCGATCGGCACCGCGACGGCTACCTGCTCACCGATGCCGGGGAACAGATGGTCCCAGGTGCTGAACGCGTCGAGCGCGAGATGACCGCGCTCGAGCGAGGCGTGGCGGGACAGGATGGGAGACTGGAGGGACCCGTGCGGGTCACCTGCACGGATCCGTTCGTTGGGCGCATGTTGGTGCGCGCGATGGCGGTTCTTTGCGAGCGCCATCGAGGACTCGAGATCGAGTTGGACGCCGACAGCCGCTACCTGGACCTGTCGAAGCGCGAAGCGGACGTGGCCGTGCGCGCGGTGGCGCGGGACGCGACGCCGCCGGAGCACCTGCTCGGGCGCAAGGTCGTCCCCATCGTGCTCGCCAACTACGTCGCACACTCACACGAGGAGAGGCTCGACCCCGAGCGCGAGAGCAGCAACGCCCGCTGGCTCGGTTCCGACCGGAGAAAGATAGTCGAGGCCTTGCTGGCGTCGTCGAGCTACCCCGACTTGCCGATCTGGGGCGCATTCACGTCGATCTCGGTGCTCGTCGAGGCCGCGCACGAGGGCCTGGGGCTGGTGATGTTGCCCACGTACGTTGGCGACCTCGACCCAGGGCTGCGGCGGTTGGCGCGACCCGATGTGCGGCACGTGGGTGATTTTTGGCTCCTCAGCCATCCCGATCTCCGTGACAACGCGCGCCTCCAGGCCGCGCGCGAATGCGTCGCCACGGCACTCACGAGCCGCAGCCGGCTCTTCGCAGGCGAGCAGCCACACCGTGGCCGGAGCGAAAATGCGCCAGAGCGTACCGAAGATGCACCGGGCAAGACCGGCTCCTGGCGCGTAGATCTAGCGAGCGAGTAA
- a CDS encoding class I SAM-dependent methyltransferase, producing MTTNAPAKFWNDVAGKYAAKPVADVPAFERKKAITRKHLTPSATILELGCGTGSLALEMSRHAGHIHAMDISSEMIRIANDKKAAQGVTNVTFYQQVLDEGVPFEPEQFDGAWAYSILHLVENRRGTLERIFSLLKPGGSFISSNVCLGGTWVPYGALIAVMRWFGKAPMVYLYDGETILRELREVGFGDMTVHAVGADAKVAFVTATKP from the coding sequence ATGACGACGAACGCCCCTGCCAAGTTCTGGAACGACGTCGCCGGGAAGTACGCGGCCAAGCCCGTGGCAGACGTTCCCGCCTTCGAGCGCAAGAAGGCGATCACCCGCAAACACCTGACGCCCAGTGCCACGATCCTCGAATTGGGTTGTGGGACGGGGTCGCTCGCCCTCGAGATGTCGCGTCACGCGGGCCACATCCACGCGATGGACATCTCCTCCGAGATGATCCGGATCGCCAACGACAAGAAGGCCGCCCAGGGCGTCACCAACGTGACGTTCTACCAGCAGGTGCTGGACGAAGGCGTTCCGTTCGAGCCCGAGCAGTTCGACGGCGCCTGGGCGTACAGCATCTTGCACCTCGTGGAAAACCGGCGAGGCACGCTCGAACGGATCTTCTCGCTGTTGAAACCGGGCGGCTCGTTCATCTCGTCCAACGTGTGCCTCGGAGGAACCTGGGTGCCCTACGGCGCGCTGATCGCGGTGATGCGCTGGTTCGGCAAGGCCCCGATGGTCTACCTGTACGATGGTGAGACGATCCTCCGCGAGCTCCGGGAGGTGGGCTTCGGCGACATGACGGTCCATGCCGTGGGTGCCGACGCGAAGGTCGCCTTCGTGACTGCCACCAAGCCGTGA
- a CDS encoding LysR family transcriptional regulator, protein MNWDDLRVFLAIQRQGTVSAAAGALGVSRSTIHRRLAALEEAAGMKLIEPTAQGFVPTEAGERLVPVAESVEAEALRATQLFDGHALRLSGRLDVTLFEVAGPLLAPIFAELAAAHPEIRIRLLSTDRTVSLRRRESDIAIRATDQPSPELFGRKLGQMPFGVYGRQDVVAQADAPWVMWDEGVGAERTWELARRESGGSPRVAARVDSVHVMLDLVDAGAGVALLPVALAAKRPALRPRGAIPRAGMSMDVWVLTHRDLRQSARVRLVMNVLGQRAPALLNGDDRQDGGR, encoded by the coding sequence ATGAACTGGGACGATCTACGAGTGTTTCTAGCCATCCAGCGACAGGGCACGGTCTCCGCGGCGGCGGGCGCTCTGGGCGTCAGTCGGTCCACGATCCATCGGCGACTGGCAGCGCTGGAGGAAGCGGCGGGGATGAAGCTGATTGAGCCCACGGCCCAAGGCTTCGTTCCCACGGAAGCCGGTGAACGTCTCGTCCCAGTTGCAGAATCCGTCGAAGCCGAGGCTCTCCGCGCCACTCAGCTGTTCGACGGTCACGCCCTGCGACTCTCGGGGCGGTTGGATGTGACGCTATTCGAGGTGGCGGGCCCACTGCTAGCGCCGATCTTCGCCGAGTTGGCGGCCGCGCATCCCGAGATCCGAATCCGACTTCTCTCCACGGACCGCACGGTAAGCCTCCGACGCCGAGAATCGGACATCGCGATCCGCGCTACCGACCAGCCAAGTCCCGAGTTGTTCGGACGGAAGCTTGGACAGATGCCCTTCGGGGTCTACGGACGGCAAGACGTAGTCGCGCAGGCGGACGCACCTTGGGTGATGTGGGACGAGGGAGTTGGCGCGGAGCGCACATGGGAGCTGGCCCGTCGAGAATCGGGCGGTTCGCCTCGCGTCGCAGCAAGAGTCGACTCCGTGCACGTCATGTTGGACTTGGTCGATGCTGGAGCCGGCGTGGCGCTACTGCCTGTGGCCCTGGCCGCGAAACGACCAGCGCTGCGCCCCCGAGGCGCGATTCCGCGTGCTGGGATGAGCATGGACGTCTGGGTCCTGACGCATCGGGATTTGCGGCAGTCAGCCCGCGTTCGGCTGGTAATGAACGTGCTAGGCCAGCGAGCGCCAGCGCTGCTGAATGGGGACGATCGCCAAGACGGTGGGCGATAG
- a CDS encoding SRPBCC domain-containing protein has product MTPSALPSTLHETLVFERQFGSPPEAVFAAYADVDLRSRWSAPSPTAAVVYGSADFRIDGEDRFRCGGRHDLQFTGVVRYLDIVEAQRIVYSEVISSSDARLSVSLVTWDLRRDGEGTHLLVTDHVASFVGADMIDGSRAGMNAALDNLVEAMGEVAQR; this is encoded by the coding sequence ATGACTCCGAGCGCCTTGCCGTCCACGCTACATGAAACCCTGGTCTTCGAGCGCCAGTTCGGCTCTCCGCCGGAGGCGGTGTTCGCGGCATACGCGGACGTGGATCTGCGATCCAGATGGAGCGCTCCCTCACCGACTGCGGCCGTCGTCTACGGTTCGGCCGACTTTCGAATCGATGGCGAAGACCGGTTTCGGTGCGGGGGTCGCCATGACCTTCAGTTCACCGGAGTGGTTCGATACCTGGACATCGTCGAGGCGCAGCGCATCGTCTACAGTGAGGTCATATCGTCCTCCGACGCTCGCCTTTCGGTTTCTCTCGTTACTTGGGATCTGCGACGGGACGGCGAGGGCACGCACTTGCTGGTGACAGATCATGTGGCCTCCTTCGTCGGGGCCGACATGATCGACGGAAGCCGCGCCGGAATGAACGCAGCGCTCGACAATCTGGTCGAAGCCATGGGTGAAGTGGCGCAGCGCTAG
- a CDS encoding SRPBCC domain-containing protein, translating into MPDSVIDRESFTFKFERSLRASREDVFDAWTRPEQLSEWCETHGTAHEACAGWVTRDAVTRAAREPARALD; encoded by the coding sequence ATGCCCGACAGCGTGATCGATCGTGAAAGCTTTACGTTCAAGTTCGAGCGAAGCCTGCGCGCTTCTCGCGAGGACGTGTTCGACGCCTGGACGCGCCCGGAACAACTCTCCGAGTGGTGCGAGACCCACGGTACAGCTCACGAGGCGTGCGCCGGCTGGGTCACTCGGGACGCTGTGACGCGAGCAGCGCGCGAGCCCGCTCGAGCACTTGATTGA
- a CDS encoding SDR family oxidoreductase, whose protein sequence is MHRSRFANKRVVITGGGGGIGRALARSFARAGARVALLDVNEALLDETRQALEAEGVRAFTTRCDVTQLDDCSAAFARVQAEFGGVDVLVNNAGLVHRSGFIDTDVAVLRKVMEVNYFGSLNCTKAALDSLLARRGMVIVVSSIAGLTPLYGRAGYSASKHALHGLFETLRSELGDRVHVLMVCPSFTRTGFEQRALDASGDRVERGRTRVGKEASADSVADAIVDAAARRKHRLVLSPVGKLAVWLSRLAPRVYDRLMVRQLGRETRA, encoded by the coding sequence ATGCATCGTAGCCGCTTTGCGAACAAGCGTGTCGTCATCACCGGCGGCGGCGGGGGCATCGGGCGTGCCCTGGCCAGGAGCTTTGCGCGCGCCGGCGCTCGCGTGGCGCTCTTGGACGTGAACGAGGCGCTCCTCGATGAAACGCGGCAGGCTCTGGAAGCAGAGGGCGTACGCGCGTTCACCACGCGCTGCGACGTCACCCAGCTCGACGACTGCAGCGCCGCCTTCGCTCGCGTTCAGGCCGAGTTCGGCGGCGTCGACGTGCTGGTGAACAACGCTGGTCTCGTCCATCGCAGCGGGTTCATCGACACGGACGTGGCGGTGCTGCGCAAGGTGATGGAGGTGAACTACTTCGGTTCCCTGAACTGCACCAAGGCAGCCTTGGATTCGCTCTTGGCCCGACGTGGCATGGTGATCGTGGTTTCGAGCATTGCCGGGTTGACACCGTTGTATGGGCGCGCGGGCTACTCCGCGAGCAAGCACGCTCTCCACGGCCTGTTCGAGACGTTGCGTTCAGAGCTTGGCGATCGCGTGCACGTGCTCATGGTCTGCCCTTCCTTCACCCGCACGGGTTTCGAGCAGCGCGCCCTCGATGCCAGCGGCGATCGGGTGGAGCGTGGTCGCACTCGCGTTGGCAAGGAGGCCAGCGCCGACAGTGTCGCCGACGCCATCGTCGACGCGGCAGCGCGTCGCAAACACCGTCTCGTGCTCTCTCCCGTCGGCAAGCTCGCCGTATGGCTCTCGCGCCTGGCACCCCGCGTCTACGATCGGCTCATGGTGCGACAGCTCGGCCGCGAAACCCGCGCTTAG